In Mycolicibacterium nivoides, the DNA window CCCGACGGTGTTTTCGGGATCGCTCCCGGCGGTAGGACGACGACCGTGCGTGGCCGTGCATCCACTTCAGCGACCACAAGATGGGCGACGTCATGCTGGATGCGGCGGACCTCGCTGTGGTCATCGAACGCACTCGATTCCACTGCGACGGCGAAGGACTCCGTCGAACGCCCGGAATGCAGTCGCACCGCAACGGCACAGCCCGGTCGGACGCCGTCGACGCGACTGGCAGCGCGCTCGATGTCGGTTGGATGGATGTTCCGCCCGGCCATGATGATGACATCCTTGACCCGGCCACAGACCACGATGTGGCCGTTCTCCATCAGGTAGCCCAGGTCGCCGGTGTCGTACCAGCCCCGCTCGTCCTGCGCGGGCACAAATCCCGCCGCCGTGGTGTAGCCCTGGGTCAGTGATTCGCCGCGGACCTGGATCACTCCGACACCGCGGGCCGGAAGCACTTTCCCGTCCTCGTCGACAATGCGGGCTTCGAGCCCGCTCAGTAAGGGGCCCAGTGTCGCCAACCGGCGACGATTGCCACTCTTCGTCGGCACCGCACGTCGCAGCGTCGCCAGGATGTCGGCATCCACCTCATCGACCACGAGGCCGGAGTTGCACTCCGAGAACGAAACCGCGACCGTGGTCTCGGCCATGCCGTACGCCGGCAGAATCGCTTCTGGTCGCAGGCCGAACTGCTTGCCTGCAGCGCACAGATCCTCGACGTCGGCCGGCTCGACCTGCTCGGCACCTGACAGCGCCCATCGCAACGTCGACAGGTCGAACTCGCCGGGTTGGGCCTGCCTGCGCAACCGCTTGGCCAACAGTGCATAGGCGAAGTTCGGCGCCGCGGTCATCGTGCCCTTGTATTTGTCGATGAGCCTCGCCCACAGCAACGCGTCCTGCAGGAAATCCATTGGCGTGATCTTGACCAGCTCCGCACCGAAGTACATCGGAACCGTCAGGAACCCGGTCATCCCCATGTCGTGGAACAGCGGCAGCCAGCTGACGATCACGTCGCTTTCCAGGTTGTACTCGGCGCCGACGAACATCGCCTCAGCGTTGGAATACAGGTTGCGGTGGGTGATTTGGACCGCTTTGGGAGGCCCCGTGGAGCCCGACGTCAGCTGCAACAGCGCCAGGTCGTCCTCGTCGACGTGCACCGGGTCGATGGGCTCCGTACCGAGCAGCTGCTCGATGGTGACTACGGCCAGCCCGCGCTCGGCCAGCGCGGGCTCGGCACCCAGAAACGGTTCGGACAGCACAACGGTGTCGGTGTCGATGGTTTCGACCACCTCGGCCGTTTCAGCCGCCCATTTCACGAGGTCGGTGCGAGGGGTGGGTTGGTGCAGCATGGTCAGGCTGGCACCACGCATCCAGACCGCCTGGGCGGTAGGCGCAACCTCGACCGGAAGTCCGGCCAGCACCGCGATCGCATCGCCTCGGCCTACGCCTGCCGCGGCGAGGCCGCCCGCGACCCGACGCGCCCGCTGATGTACTTGTTCCCAGGTATGCCGAACCGGCGCATGCGGTTCACCGGTCACCATCCCCCTGGTGCTTGCGTGTGCGTTTGCGTACATCGCCTCGGTGAATCTGCTCATGGATCCCCCTGAACCCACTACGTTTCCGCGAATGATCCGCACCCGAATGGCGCACGTAGCCATCGGCGATGCTCCCACGGCAATCAGAGCAATCGCAGACAGCGGCCGGACAGTCGGCACGGGACGAACCCACGATTCCGACAGAATAGCCAGCCTGAGCCAAGATTCGAGGCCATCTGTCGATCAACCGATGTTCGTGTCGGCGTTCCTGAATGGATATTTACTTGGGCAACAAGGCAATACGCCCGCCGAACAACGAGAATATCGACGGAGATGGCAAATTCGACCTTAGACCCCGATCGATACCCCGGTCCGAAAAGTGAGCGCCTGGGTAAATATCGGCTGAGAAGGGTCGAGAAGCCCACCGGTGGCCGCCGAAACCACATACCGTCGGCCAGAGACGAAAAAGTCGGGGATCGACAGGAGGACCGCACCATGCCAAACGGCAAGCCGAACATTCTCGTGATCTGGGGCGATGACATCGGCATCAGCAACCTGAGTTGCTACAGCGACGGCCTGATGGGGTACCAGACCCCGAACATCGACCGCCTCGCCAGCGAGGGCATGCGGTTCACCGACTCCTATGGCGAGCAAAGCTGCACCGCCGGCCGCGCGGCGTTCATCAGTGGGCAGAGCGTCTATCGCACCGGAATGAGCAAAGTCGGCGTGCCCGGTGTGGACATCGGTTGGGCCGCAGAGGATCCGACCATCGCCGAGCTACTCAAGCCGCTCGGATACGCGACCGGCCAGTTCGGCAAGAACCACTTCGGCGACCTCAACAAATACCTGCCGACCGTTCACGGCTTCGACGAGTTCTACGGCAACCTCTACCACCTCAACGCCGAGGAAGAACCCGAGAACTTCGACTACCCGCACGAGGATCGGTACCCGCGGCTCTACCAGCTGGCCAAGCCGCGGGGCGTGCTCAAGTGCAAGGCCACCACCGAGGTGTCCACCGAACCGGACGACCCGAAGTTCGGGCCCGTCGGCAAGCAGACCATCGAGGACACCGGCCCGCTGAACACCAAGCGGATGGAGACCATCGACGAGGACATCGCCGACTCCACGGTCGACTACATCAAGCGTCAGCATGCGGAGGGCAATCCGTTCTTCGTGTGGTGCAACTTCACCCACATGCACCTTTACACCCACACCAAGCCGGAGAGCCGTGGGCAGGCCGGGCTGTGGCAGTCGCCGTACCACGACACGATGATCGACCACGACCGCAACGTCGGCACCGTGCTGAACGTGCTCGACGAGCTCGGCATCGCCGAGGACACCATCGTCATCTACTCCACCGACAACGGCCCGCACCGCAACACCTGGCCTGACGGCGGCACCACCCCGTTCCGCAGCGAGAAGAACACCAACTGGGAGGGCGCTTTCCGGGTACCCGAACTCATCCGCTGGCCCGGAAAGATCAAGGCCGGCTCGGTCTCGAACGAGATCATCCAGCACCACGACTGGCTGCCCACCCTGTTGGCCGCGGCAGGTGATCCCGACATCGCGGAGAAGCTCAAGAAGGGCCACAAGGCCGGCGCCGACG includes these proteins:
- a CDS encoding fatty acyl-AMP ligase translates to MSRFTEAMYANAHASTRGMVTGEPHAPVRHTWEQVHQRARRVAGGLAAAGVGRGDAIAVLAGLPVEVAPTAQAVWMRGASLTMLHQPTPRTDLVKWAAETAEVVETIDTDTVVLSEPFLGAEPALAERGLAVVTIEQLLGTEPIDPVHVDEDDLALLQLTSGSTGPPKAVQITHRNLYSNAEAMFVGAEYNLESDVIVSWLPLFHDMGMTGFLTVPMYFGAELVKITPMDFLQDALLWARLIDKYKGTMTAAPNFAYALLAKRLRRQAQPGEFDLSTLRWALSGAEQVEPADVEDLCAAGKQFGLRPEAILPAYGMAETTVAVSFSECNSGLVVDEVDADILATLRRAVPTKSGNRRRLATLGPLLSGLEARIVDEDGKVLPARGVGVIQVRGESLTQGYTTAAGFVPAQDERGWYDTGDLGYLMENGHIVVCGRVKDVIIMAGRNIHPTDIERAASRVDGVRPGCAVAVRLHSGRSTESFAVAVESSAFDDHSEVRRIQHDVAHLVVAEVDARPRTVVVLPPGAIPKTPSGKLRRGYALSLVDH
- a CDS encoding arylsulfatase translates to MPNGKPNILVIWGDDIGISNLSCYSDGLMGYQTPNIDRLASEGMRFTDSYGEQSCTAGRAAFISGQSVYRTGMSKVGVPGVDIGWAAEDPTIAELLKPLGYATGQFGKNHFGDLNKYLPTVHGFDEFYGNLYHLNAEEEPENFDYPHEDRYPRLYQLAKPRGVLKCKATTEVSTEPDDPKFGPVGKQTIEDTGPLNTKRMETIDEDIADSTVDYIKRQHAEGNPFFVWCNFTHMHLYTHTKPESRGQAGLWQSPYHDTMIDHDRNVGTVLNVLDELGIAEDTIVIYSTDNGPHRNTWPDGGTTPFRSEKNTNWEGAFRVPELIRWPGKIKAGSVSNEIIQHHDWLPTLLAAAGDPDIAEKLKKGHKAGADGETEYKVHIDGYNLLPYLTGEAETSPRRGFFYFSDDGDLVALRFENWKIVFAEQRCQGTLRVWAEPFTPLRVPKLFNLRTDPYEFADITSNTYYEWLLRHDFFVFYATAMATKFLETFKDFPPRHAPASFSVDQVVEKLHEFLAKD